The following coding sequences lie in one Negativicoccus succinicivorans genomic window:
- a CDS encoding TrkH family potassium uptake protein produces MNKKMKAVCALLGKVVMVFSLVMLVPFFYGICINEWIWPLFFSALITLALGILIDRNGQKITSISLSQGFVLVSFTWILASLVGALPYYMWNELPSFVDALFESVSGYTATGATVILDVDGMPRPLLLYRSMTHWFGGMGIIILLLAFLRSLGPEAANLFNAEAAINGYGQIMPRIRKYAITLWGIYCLFSAVLFGLLCLAGMPIFEALNYAMSIIATGGFAARSAGTFIYEENYVIQAIFILFMVLSGGNYGLYYLGWKKGFRLIFKDTEFRVYISILCVGALVIASTLFFKQNTTILESLMDGFFTMTSMQTGSGFAVADYDLWPPFAKTILFIAMFIGGCSGSTTGSVKVIRYIYIGKAIWAYLQQMIHPGMVKVVKYNGEAVPNKKVMVTLIFFILYILILFTSTLLVTLTGMPIMESLTGVASTLGNVGLAFGHLGPTGSYALAHPWAKVVFIVDMLLGRLELLTLLVMLHPGFWSNFLRKDKKRLQNAKKRRYL; encoded by the coding sequence ATGAATAAAAAGATGAAAGCCGTTTGTGCCTTGTTAGGGAAAGTGGTTATGGTGTTTTCCCTTGTTATGCTGGTGCCTTTTTTCTATGGCATTTGTATTAACGAGTGGATTTGGCCGCTTTTCTTTAGTGCTTTAATTACATTGGCATTGGGAATATTGATTGACCGCAACGGTCAAAAAATCACATCCATTTCACTTAGTCAAGGGTTCGTACTGGTTTCGTTTACTTGGATTTTAGCCTCCTTGGTGGGCGCACTGCCCTACTACATGTGGAATGAACTTCCCAGTTTCGTGGATGCGCTTTTTGAATCGGTTTCCGGCTATACGGCGACCGGTGCTACCGTTATTTTGGACGTCGACGGGATGCCACGTCCGTTACTGTTGTATCGCAGTATGACACACTGGTTTGGCGGTATGGGGATCATTATTCTTTTGCTCGCGTTTCTGCGCAGCTTAGGGCCGGAGGCAGCGAACCTTTTTAATGCCGAAGCAGCGATTAACGGCTATGGTCAAATTATGCCGCGCATTCGCAAATACGCCATCACGCTGTGGGGAATCTATTGCCTTTTTTCGGCCGTATTGTTTGGGCTCTTATGTTTGGCAGGAATGCCGATTTTTGAAGCGCTGAATTATGCTATGTCAATTATTGCAACCGGCGGCTTTGCGGCTCGCAGCGCCGGAACGTTTATTTATGAAGAAAATTATGTCATTCAGGCAATTTTTATTTTATTTATGGTTCTTTCCGGCGGTAACTACGGTCTGTATTATTTAGGGTGGAAAAAAGGGTTTCGCCTCATTTTTAAAGATACCGAATTTCGAGTGTATATTTCCATTTTGTGTGTAGGCGCGTTAGTTATTGCGAGCACACTCTTTTTCAAGCAAAATACTACGATTTTAGAGAGTTTAATGGATGGATTCTTCACCATGACATCCATGCAAACCGGCTCAGGGTTTGCAGTAGCTGATTATGATCTTTGGCCCCCGTTTGCCAAAACCATTTTATTTATTGCCATGTTTATTGGTGGCTGTTCAGGCTCCACGACCGGCAGCGTCAAAGTGATTCGCTACATTTATATCGGTAAAGCCATTTGGGCCTATTTGCAGCAAATGATTCATCCGGGTATGGTGAAAGTAGTCAAATATAATGGGGAGGCGGTACCGAACAAAAAAGTTATGGTAACTCTTATTTTCTTCATCTTGTACATTTTGATTTTGTTTACATCGACATTATTGGTAACCTTGACTGGCATGCCGATTATGGAATCTCTGACGGGGGTTGCCAGCACATTGGGTAATGTCGGCTTGGCGTTCGGCCATTTAGGACCGACCGGTTCATATGCATTGGCACATCCCTGGGCCAAGGTCGTATTTATTGTCGACATGTTGTTGGGACGTTTGGAGTTGTTGACATTGCTGGTCATGTTGCATCCCGGCTTTTGGTCGAACTTTTTGCGCAAAGATAAAAAGCGTTTACAGAATGCAAAAAAGCGACGCTACTTGTAA
- the trkA gene encoding Trk system potassium transporter TrkA — protein MKIVIIGAGKVGYTLAQRLSEEDHDVILIDENSERIDLIRSYLEAMLMVGNGANPGLLMDIGMEDTELFVAVTDRDEVNLLSCYIAKQLGATQTIARVRAKEYILQNNNPALASLGLNLIINTEMVTANEVMQIIKMPNALDVENFANGKVRLLEIKARDNEDMLGQRIRDLEIPDKVLIVGIFRHGRMIIPNGDDTLQMLDNVFFLGERQAIEGLEEELSTTRTRIQNVLLVGAGLVGRNLAILLEKANYHVKVIEKDYERCELLSAETDNVIVINGDGTDVDLLRDEEVGDYDAIVCLTDDDKLNLLVALMARHFGVQRTLVRVGRPEYIDLMEQVGIDIVFSPRLLTSNEILRQIRKGEVLSISSFEDSKAVALELKVTEQNPLVHRPLAEINLPGTTLLAAIVRGEETIVPNGRTVCEPGDQIVLFTLPEYSDAVISYMEA, from the coding sequence ATGAAGATTGTGATTATCGGTGCCGGCAAAGTAGGATACACGCTTGCCCAGCGCTTATCGGAAGAAGATCATGATGTCATCCTGATAGATGAAAATTCCGAGCGGATTGATTTGATTCGCAGCTATCTGGAAGCTATGCTGATGGTAGGTAACGGAGCCAATCCCGGTCTGCTTATGGACATCGGCATGGAAGATACGGAACTTTTCGTCGCTGTGACTGATCGTGACGAAGTAAATCTTTTATCCTGCTACATTGCCAAGCAGTTGGGGGCGACGCAAACCATTGCGCGTGTCCGTGCCAAAGAATACATCTTGCAAAATAATAATCCGGCGTTAGCATCGCTCGGTTTGAACCTCATTATTAACACAGAAATGGTTACAGCCAATGAAGTAATGCAGATTATCAAGATGCCGAATGCCTTGGATGTTGAAAACTTTGCGAATGGCAAAGTCCGACTCTTGGAAATTAAAGCACGTGATAATGAAGACATGTTGGGACAACGGATTCGTGATTTGGAAATTCCCGACAAAGTTCTGATCGTCGGCATTTTCCGACATGGACGTATGATCATTCCAAACGGGGATGATACGCTTCAAATGCTTGATAATGTATTCTTTCTCGGCGAACGTCAAGCGATTGAAGGACTTGAAGAAGAACTCTCTACGACCCGTACACGGATTCAAAATGTTTTGCTGGTGGGTGCTGGACTGGTTGGTCGTAATTTGGCTATTCTTTTAGAAAAAGCCAATTACCATGTCAAAGTTATCGAAAAAGATTATGAGCGTTGCGAACTCCTTTCAGCGGAAACCGACAACGTGATCGTCATTAATGGTGACGGCACTGATGTCGATCTTTTGCGTGACGAGGAAGTGGGCGATTATGATGCGATTGTTTGTTTGACCGATGATGATAAACTCAATTTACTCGTCGCATTAATGGCACGTCATTTTGGTGTCCAACGAACTCTTGTACGTGTCGGACGACCGGAATACATAGACTTGATGGAACAAGTGGGGATCGATATCGTATTTTCGCCGCGTTTACTGACTTCGAACGAAATTTTACGACAGATTCGCAAAGGGGAAGTGCTTTCCATCAGTAGTTTTGAGGACTCGAAGGCGGTGGCTTTGGAATTGAAAGTAACCGAGCAAAATCCTCTTGTGCATCGTCCGTTGGCGGAAATTAATTTGCCGGGGACAACCTTACTGGCAGCTATTGTTCGCGGTGAGGAAACGATAGTACCAAATGGACGTACGGTGTGTGAGCCGGGCGATCAAATTGTACTATTTACACTGCCGGAATATAGTGATGCGGTAATTTCGTATATGGAAGCATAG
- a CDS encoding CvfB family protein: MNSKSAATNNVTLKENTLVTLRVARTGEMGAFLDAGTGNTSDDILLHHDQQTTSVETGDLVDVFLYHDPKGRLTASMRLPRIQPGQIAYAEVIQRTRFGAFVDLGTERGIFLPFAEMKGNLHEGDRVWVRLYEDKSGRLAVSMDVGLAMQSIAKPSEGIERGDEVTAAIYNITADGALGITPQKYLVFVHRDEWDHTILVGEMVKARVTFVRADGRLNASLRAQKETAIATDAATILAYLEARGGVMPYTDKSDPTVIRRQFNLSKSAFKRALGHLMKQEKITQDNVQTRLVE, encoded by the coding sequence TTGAACAGCAAATCAGCGGCGACCAATAACGTAACGTTAAAAGAAAATACGCTTGTCACTCTTAGGGTCGCACGTACCGGTGAAATGGGAGCCTTTTTGGATGCCGGCACCGGAAATACTTCGGATGATATTCTGCTGCATCATGATCAACAAACCACATCGGTCGAAACGGGAGATCTTGTGGATGTTTTTCTGTACCATGATCCCAAAGGCAGATTGACAGCGAGCATGCGTTTACCGCGTATTCAACCGGGGCAAATTGCATATGCTGAAGTAATTCAACGCACACGCTTTGGTGCCTTCGTTGACTTAGGGACTGAGCGCGGTATCTTTTTACCATTTGCCGAAATGAAAGGGAATCTTCACGAAGGTGATCGCGTTTGGGTCCGTCTTTACGAAGATAAATCCGGCCGACTGGCGGTGAGCATGGATGTAGGTTTAGCCATGCAATCCATTGCCAAACCCAGTGAGGGCATTGAGCGTGGCGATGAAGTAACGGCGGCGATTTATAATATTACCGCAGACGGAGCATTGGGAATCACGCCGCAAAAATATTTGGTTTTTGTTCATCGTGATGAATGGGATCATACGATTTTGGTAGGAGAAATGGTCAAGGCACGGGTTACATTCGTGCGCGCGGACGGTCGTTTGAATGCATCGCTACGTGCACAAAAAGAAACCGCAATAGCCACGGATGCAGCCACGATCCTTGCTTATTTGGAAGCACGTGGCGGTGTAATGCCGTATACAGACAAAAGCGATCCAACGGTCATTCGTCGTCAATTTAACCTCAGTAAAAGTGCGTTCAAACGCGCACTTGGGCATTTAATGAAACAAGAAAAAATTACCCAAGACAATGTGCAGACACGATTAGTGGAGTAG
- the rsfS gene encoding ribosome silencing factor — MEIKQLTEQVVSLLESKKGKQIKVLNMDGITTLADYFILVNAGNKKHSQALADEVTKLLADNNVELLRENGYREGTWILQDFGSLIVHIFVPEERTYYDLDTMWGDAKIEQQISGDQ; from the coding sequence ATGGAAATTAAGCAGCTAACGGAACAGGTTGTATCCTTATTGGAAAGTAAAAAAGGTAAACAGATCAAAGTTTTAAATATGGACGGTATTACTACGCTGGCGGATTATTTTATTTTGGTGAATGCAGGAAACAAAAAGCATTCACAGGCATTGGCTGACGAAGTGACTAAGCTGTTAGCAGATAATAATGTAGAGCTTTTACGAGAAAACGGATACCGTGAGGGAACCTGGATTTTGCAGGACTTCGGATCGCTTATCGTCCATATCTTTGTGCCGGAAGAACGCACTTACTATGACTTGGACACAATGTGGGGAGACGCCAAAATTGAACAGCAAATCAGCGGCGACCAATAA
- a CDS encoding LCP family protein has product MNDERIKMPKRRRKKRRGWLSRLKWIVMLLCFLLLIGTVYWFVQQKTHDNGTKELVQGTADTPIYILATGIDQSEPQTADTIMLIAVNFQKQTAAAISLLPNMGSPTEDGHVPLLKDSYRVGGIVALKEQVERSFQIFIPYYVVVDESHFASWLDTRGPVSLYVEKNMEYDDGMTTPIRLAQGYQELDGNQAIAYLRYRDSIADELGRVQRQQRFLKAYLSQLQKQYSWVNYMYTYFGWDHFTSNISAGDGAKLVYELTKIPPENVAFYIVPGESQTAGEVHYWQIDPIGSQTLIGKTLTTNMAN; this is encoded by the coding sequence ATGAATGACGAAAGAATAAAGATGCCGAAACGGCGACGTAAGAAACGCAGAGGCTGGCTTTCACGGTTAAAATGGATAGTCATGTTGTTGTGCTTTTTGCTTTTGATCGGTACTGTATATTGGTTCGTACAACAAAAAACACATGACAACGGCACCAAAGAATTGGTACAGGGAACGGCAGATACACCGATTTATATCTTGGCAACGGGAATTGATCAAAGTGAGCCGCAAACAGCTGATACCATTATGCTTATTGCCGTTAACTTTCAAAAACAAACAGCAGCTGCGATTTCACTTTTGCCAAATATGGGATCACCGACCGAAGACGGACACGTGCCGCTTTTAAAGGATTCGTATAGGGTTGGCGGGATCGTTGCATTAAAAGAGCAGGTAGAGCGCTCATTTCAGATTTTTATTCCTTACTATGTGGTAGTTGACGAATCGCACTTTGCATCTTGGCTTGATACGCGTGGTCCAGTGTCACTGTATGTAGAAAAAAACATGGAATACGACGATGGCATGACCACACCTATTCGTTTAGCACAAGGTTACCAGGAGCTTGACGGTAATCAAGCGATTGCTTACTTACGGTATCGCGACTCTATTGCTGATGAACTGGGGCGTGTTCAACGTCAACAACGATTTTTGAAAGCATATCTTTCACAACTGCAAAAACAATATAGTTGGGTAAACTACATGTATACATATTTTGGGTGGGATCATTTTACGAGTAATATTTCAGCAGGCGACGGAGCGAAACTGGTATATGAATTGACGAAAATACCACCTGAAAATGTTGCTTTTTACATCGTACCGGGGGAGTCGCAAACGGCTGGAGAAGTTCATTACTGGCAAATAGATCCGATCGGTAGTCAAACGTTGATTGGTAAGACCTTGACTACGAATATGGCAAATTAG
- the yqeK gene encoding bis(5'-nucleosyl)-tetraphosphatase (symmetrical) YqeK: MTVKTVSTKELRKKMKELLSEKRYCHSLGVAHTASVLAQQFGGDPEQAERCGLVHDCAKEMSLTEMHELLADQKQQISPMMWHMRSLLHGLAGAVYAQNNFGFTDPVELAAIAYHTTGRVAMSRLELLIFVADYIEPMREYSGVEQIRALAKTDLHKAALAGIDSTIRHLLNLGQEIYVPTVDVRNYLIRETQQA; the protein is encoded by the coding sequence ATGACTGTTAAAACTGTTTCTACCAAAGAACTTCGCAAAAAAATGAAAGAATTGCTTTCCGAAAAGCGATATTGTCACTCACTGGGAGTTGCTCATACGGCAAGTGTTTTGGCGCAACAATTTGGCGGCGATCCCGAACAGGCGGAGCGCTGTGGCTTGGTTCATGATTGTGCGAAAGAAATGTCACTTACAGAAATGCATGAGTTGTTGGCGGATCAAAAGCAACAAATTTCGCCGATGATGTGGCATATGCGCAGTTTGTTGCACGGCCTTGCCGGGGCTGTATACGCTCAAAATAACTTCGGTTTTACGGACCCTGTAGAACTTGCCGCTATTGCGTATCATACTACGGGACGGGTGGCAATGAGCCGTCTTGAATTACTTATATTTGTAGCCGATTATATTGAGCCGATGCGTGAATATAGCGGTGTGGAACAGATCCGTGCCCTCGCCAAAACCGATTTGCACAAAGCTGCCTTGGCCGGCATTGATTCGACTATTCGTCATCTATTGAATTTGGGGCAGGAAATTTATGTGCCGACAGTAGATGTGCGTAATTATTTAATAAGGGAAACGCAGCAAGCATGA
- the nadD gene encoding nicotinate-nucleotide adenylyltransferase has product MPQRIGIFGGTFNPIHLGHLVIAEAAWQEYDLDKVVFVPASHPPHKQQNLDVAPDEFRYEMVRLAIADNPHFAISDVELQREGLSYTVDTLRYFHTQYPSGTEFYFIVGTDTLEQLPTWKYIDELIELCHFVSALRPHYQVNREHLTERFGDLAQTRIHYLATPQLEISATDLRRRLCTGQSVRYLIPDAVRCRLTEKRVYDC; this is encoded by the coding sequence ATGCCGCAACGAATTGGAATTTTCGGTGGGACATTTAATCCCATTCACCTTGGCCATCTGGTAATAGCGGAAGCGGCCTGGCAAGAATATGATTTGGACAAAGTGGTATTTGTTCCGGCTTCGCATCCACCGCATAAACAACAAAATTTAGATGTCGCACCGGATGAATTTCGATATGAGATGGTGCGCTTGGCGATCGCAGATAACCCGCATTTTGCCATTTCTGATGTCGAGTTACAGCGGGAAGGACTGTCTTATACGGTAGATACATTGCGATATTTTCACACGCAATATCCTTCCGGTACGGAATTCTATTTTATTGTTGGTACGGATACACTGGAACAATTGCCGACTTGGAAGTACATAGATGAATTGATTGAATTATGCCATTTTGTGAGCGCGTTGCGGCCTCATTACCAGGTCAACCGGGAGCATCTTACCGAACGCTTTGGGGATTTGGCGCAAACGCGTATCCATTATTTGGCAACGCCACAATTGGAAATCTCCGCGACAGATTTGCGCAGGCGTCTTTGCACAGGGCAGTCCGTACGTTATTTAATACCGGACGCTGTACGTTGCCGGCTGACAGAAAAGAGAGTTTATGACTGTTAA
- a CDS encoding YhbY family RNA-binding protein, whose translation MLTNRQKKFLQKLAMNMDPVVQIGKNGLEDTVIESARKAITKRELIKVKIHQNSPAEKDATMNTLASVLHAETVQQIGGIGVFFRAKEKDSKIELPES comes from the coding sequence ATGTTAACAAATCGACAGAAGAAGTTTTTACAAAAATTGGCGATGAATATGGATCCGGTGGTGCAAATCGGCAAAAACGGTTTAGAAGATACAGTGATCGAGAGTGCGCGCAAGGCCATTACCAAGCGCGAATTAATCAAAGTTAAAATTCATCAGAATTCACCGGCGGAAAAAGATGCCACAATGAATACGTTAGCATCTGTGTTGCATGCTGAAACAGTACAACAGATCGGCGGTATAGGTGTATTTTTTCGCGCGAAAGAAAAAGATTCTAAGATTGAGTTGCCGGAGTCGTGA
- the obgE gene encoding GTPase ObgE, with protein sequence MFIDRARILIESGSGGNGMSSFRREKYVPKGGPSGGDGGHGGAVILRATRNMNTLIDFRYRRIFKAKPGENGQSSNKFGKDANDLYIDVPLGTSVYDDESDKLLADLVADGEEYVALKGGRGGRGNARFATSANRAPKFAEQGEPGQERWLRLELKVLADVGIIGYPSVGKSSLIRKVSAAKPEVAAYPFTTLTPSLGVVRLDEERQFVMADIPGLIEGASKGVGLGHQFLRHVERSKVLLHMVDVTGSEGRDPLEDVEIINTELALYSDLLPQKRQLIVANKIDVLSDIEALRTFTKIQTEKGREVFPISTVTGEGIPALLQRTWEVLQEVAMESQEEPAVIDEAIYDETPQPDFTLTRGDDAAYELHGRRIKRLVGMTNFDDDYSVLRFQKIWRYMELDEFLREQGVKQGDTVRIGEVEFTFEE encoded by the coding sequence ATGTTTATCGACCGCGCAAGAATTTTAATAGAATCAGGTTCCGGCGGGAACGGGATGAGCAGTTTCCGTCGTGAAAAGTATGTACCCAAGGGCGGTCCGAGTGGTGGCGATGGCGGGCACGGCGGTGCCGTTATTTTACGTGCGACGCGCAACATGAACACGTTAATTGATTTTCGCTATCGCAGGATCTTTAAAGCGAAACCGGGCGAAAACGGACAATCAAGCAATAAATTCGGGAAAGATGCCAATGATTTATACATTGATGTTCCCTTGGGAACATCTGTGTATGATGATGAGAGTGACAAGTTACTGGCCGACTTAGTAGCGGACGGCGAAGAGTATGTTGCACTTAAAGGCGGTCGCGGTGGCCGCGGAAATGCGCGCTTTGCCACCAGTGCCAATCGGGCACCGAAATTTGCGGAGCAGGGGGAGCCGGGGCAGGAACGTTGGTTACGCTTGGAATTAAAAGTGTTAGCCGATGTGGGAATTATCGGGTATCCGAGCGTAGGCAAATCTTCGCTGATTCGCAAAGTATCCGCCGCTAAACCGGAAGTGGCTGCGTATCCGTTTACTACACTTACGCCGAGTTTAGGTGTAGTCCGTTTGGACGAAGAGAGACAATTCGTGATGGCAGATATCCCCGGCCTCATCGAAGGTGCCAGTAAAGGTGTCGGCTTAGGACATCAGTTCTTACGTCACGTGGAGCGCAGTAAAGTGTTGTTGCACATGGTGGATGTCACCGGTTCCGAAGGGCGAGATCCATTGGAAGATGTTGAAATTATCAACACCGAACTGGCATTGTATAGTGACCTGTTGCCACAGAAGCGCCAATTAATTGTTGCGAATAAAATAGATGTTTTGTCTGATATTGAGGCGCTGAGGACGTTTACTAAAATACAAACAGAAAAAGGGCGAGAAGTCTTTCCCATTTCCACTGTGACCGGTGAAGGGATTCCCGCACTGCTGCAGCGGACCTGGGAGGTTTTGCAAGAGGTAGCAATGGAATCGCAGGAAGAGCCGGCTGTCATTGATGAAGCGATATATGATGAAACGCCGCAACCGGATTTTACGTTGACGCGTGGCGATGATGCCGCTTATGAATTACATGGCCGTCGGATCAAACGACTGGTTGGCATGACAAACTTTGATGACGATTATTCCGTTCTTCGTTTTCAAAAAATTTGGCGCTATATGGAACTTGATGAATTTTTGCGTGAGCAGGGTGTGAAACAAGGCGATACAGTTCGCATCGGAGAAGTCGAATTTACCTTTGAGGAGTAA